Genomic segment of Arachis hypogaea cultivar Tifrunner chromosome 16, arahy.Tifrunner.gnm2.J5K5, whole genome shotgun sequence:
tctttttctttttcttcttcttttttggttCTACAGTATCTGGCCACAACTCTGCATGTTTTCCTGTCTTGTTCAATTGTTTGATCATAATCTCGCTGTCCACTATCCCCTTTACTGTAACCTTTTGTTGCCTCAAATCGATGTCTATGTTATAAATACCTGAGGTATATACACCAATAAAGAACAAAACCATGGGCTATATTACAAGTAGCAGAGTGTACAAATTATGTGAAGAGGACCAGAAGAGGAGTagaaatagaatttaaaaaaaggTGGTCAATTATTACCATCTATGTTCTGTAGAACTTTCTTAACTTTCCTTGCACAACCTTGACAGTGAATTGAGACCTTCAATACAACAGTCTGATGATAAACACATAGAAACGTAACAAAGGATTATTGAACAGAATTGCTAATACAAAGGAATCCAAAGAAATTGTTTTGATATATATAAATGTTACCTTGCATATGAGAGATTCGAAACCTGGTTGTGGTTCTTCTGGTGGTGACGGTGGTGGTGGTTCTTTATTAGTTTCGGGTTTTACTATTTCTGTTGGAGGTGGTGCAGTCATTGTAGGGTTAGAGTTTTCCAGAGAGAAAACTATAAAAGTGTTGGGATGTCTATAAAGGCATAACAAAATGAGCTAGTCCAAATATGAACCACAACGCcttccttaatttttttttcatgcaaACAAAACATTGACTTGCAAGATTCTACGTTtgatggattttttttaaataaataaataaaataattattgtcacatatatatattttgcaaATTAATTATACTGTTCATTCTATTATTCACAATAAAAACTAGAAGTTATAAATTCatattatatatcttatttataatgtaaataagatatataaaCAAAACATGTATATATTCATTTGGTTCAGatgaaatacataataaaaagaaaaaatataattaattttaaataatatatatataaaaataattaattacgtAAAGAAAACGTAAGAGTACTTTACAAATTTTTATGGTACTCATAATCTTTTGtaacgaattttaaaatcttataaaaatatttacaataattataaaaaatatttacaataaaaattgtaaacttttataaaatatttaattataatagttataaaaattttagtaatatatattattttagttgtaCTCATTataaaatgaataaatataataaatatttttaaaaattataaaattacttaaaatagTGGTAAAAAAATACTTACAATCAAAATTTGAgtgtttatttttctagtttatattatttttgttgattCTACTTATACAGTCAAGCCTTAAAATATAAACGTCTGCTAattgatttaatcaaataaagtatatcacaataaaaattttagtatttatttttttagtttattataatatattttatcctatTAAATCAGTTAGCAGTGatatttagtaatttatttttataaaattatttttgtaaaaaaataatttaaacatggtgaaaaattttagataattataaACGGTTTTCTTTAACATATAAATATTCTCGCATTCTAACAAAACAAATTTATCATTTGATGCCTCTCTACCCTTTTATCTCTTGCCCATCACAATCAGTGCCGGATTCCTTTAGAACACCGAATTTTTTTGGTGtaaccatttttttttatttaatgtaaccatttatatatttaattattgaaaaagatgaagaaacaaTTTTTAAAGTATATAATCTTTCTTTAAATAAATGATATACActtcaaaaattgtttttgatCAGTTGATTTTGCACCCATGCTTActtatctctattttctttgtCTTTAATTTGAAGAGCTATATATGTGAAGTATCAAATTTAATATACAGATATCTCTTTGTACATAATTTTTTGGAGTCAAATATTTCTGATGAGGCACATATTAAAGTATTATGGGTAACAAAAATGTTAagtgaatattaaaattaattattatatatttatatacatatatataatttaattattttaatatataatttttattttaatatatattttatattaataactgattttagctATTAGTTTTAATCTATGTTTAGCATAATTATGTTTGTCATATTACATCATGATAATAAAATGAGAACAAAGGCAAAGTGGGCGGGAATAGAATATATTGCATAATAAGATTTTTCTCTCCCCTTttcctatcatcacctttgtgcTATGTTTAGCAGGGATGAAAATAGATTCCCGAGATTAGCTTTATCAATACAAATAGTAAATAGACATGGTAACACAAAATGTTCTACTGTTTTGTTGTTTTCATGTACCAAAGAAATACACCATATATGCAGTTGAGGCTTAGCTCAACTGGTTAAATCATGTGTCTCTTAATATGCTACATCCGGGTTCAAATCTTGGTGAGTGCACCAAGTGTTGAATATAAACCCTTAAATATTATGTGAGTGAGTGTGTAGTGTGGGTGTGTTGTGATAGCTAagattgggggttgtccaatccacttgactaaaaaaaaaaaaaaaaagaaatacaccatatatatattagataaaaTGCGCCGCACTACCATAACTCTTAAGTGTCTTCATAATCATTTTACTTTTGTGTGAATTATGTGTTGTTAATCTTAAGTACGGTAAGTTAAGACGTTCATTACACGTATgttgaataaataaaatttgataaatttttatttaatttgattatatgaaaaagtgaaaacaacaaTGTCATAATTTAATTCCCATCAAGgagaatacaatttttttatacatGTATATACGAATCACAAATTAATGCACTGCTAGCTTAGCCGCTCATCTATTTCTGCAACAAAAAGTTCATGCAGCAACCTTTTATATATACTACTAATTAGTCTCCCCCGGCCCTgactatttatatatattacagttgagaaaaatataaaataaattaaaaatgaagAGCTAAGAGATAAAAGAATCTAAAAATTCTCCTTATGAAAATCGAACTTAGTGTTGGTTTTCCTAGAAAAGTCCAGAGAAAGCCTCTTTAATTCTCCAACCAAAGCATGAGCTCCACAGTAAAATACACCTAAAAAAAAAGGAGTAAATAGAGAATGTAAACATAATAATCATATTGACTCATATATTCAATAATATTaagtgtatattaaaaattaattataaaaaaaatattaaaaaatatcaaactttaataattttaattattatttagttataaatttaaattttttaatcaaattttttagtttaataatttaacaacatattttattttatatttttaaatattaatgtttaatttataattaaaaacaatatattctaataatcctctaacatcttttatatatataaaataaattaaataaacatgacaattaattaataactattttttatgtatatatagtattttttttcaaaaatactattatttatacgctaaaattaactactaaaattagctaatgtatttgtgtataaatatatgtgtgatttaatttatttttaatgtatatttatatttcattatatattttatattagtgactgaatttagtggctgattttggtatttatataactcattttttttatatttcctaACAAAGTATAATTTAAATTCCATATAAGGAGAGATATTAAGAAAATGAACTTACCAACTGTTTTGTTAGGGTGTTTGAGAGCAGCTTGCTTAAAGACCTTACGCCAATTAGGCCTAGCAAAGTGGGTCTTGACCCTTGTCCCTGAAACAATATCCACACCACTCTTAGCATGTTGGAGGGACTGAAGCATTGTGATCAAAGCCGATCTGGCATCTCCTTCTTCATACACACTTGTACAATAGTTATGAAGCTCAATCACTCCGTCCTTGTCATTCTCTGCAACCTCATCCATCACACCCCTGAACCACTCGAACGACCCCTGCTCACGTGTCACCCAGTAGAAATAAGCCCTGTTTGTGGCGAATGGTTTTCTCTTGTTGTTCTTAACACCACTTTCCACCATCCCTTCTTCTATGTCTTTCTGTTGCTTTATGTTGTTTAACACATCTTTCAGTATACTAATCAATGGTGTTGCACCAATTCCTAGCCCCACGAGAAGGATCACTTCGTAGTTCTTGTAGTCTTGTGCTGGAGCTCCATATGCCCCATCAATCAAGAGCTTCGGCATCCTTGGTATGTTGTTGCCCTGTAACATATCTGCTCTTAGAAGACCACTTTGGTCCCCACTTGCCGGTTGACACGCCTTCGCGAAAACCGCCTTAAGCTGTGAAGTCCAGTCACCCAAAGTCCGAATATGGACGCTTACGTAATCATCTCCCGGAGCTGATGTAATAGAGAAAGGATGCCTATACATATACATAGATGTCAGTTAGTTATAACTAACTAATACCAATTAATTTAGAGAAACATTTCTCGTTAGATGAATTTTACCATTGAAATGGGGAGACATCTGAACAGTTAACGAAAATATACTGTCCGCTATAGTACTTAAACCCTTGTGGTTTTGACATATGCAAGGCCAAGACATTTCCTGGGTATACTGCAACCTGGAACATTGACAAGTTTATATAGTTTAGTCTTTAGTGCATTATTTATCTTAAACAAAAGCAGTAGTAGACAAGGCAATGTACCTTCAAAATCTTGACGCTTTTGTAGCCAGATCTAAAAGCACGAAGTAGGCGCTCACATGCGTATATGAGCATGGGAATAGCAAGATACATCCAAGTCTGTGCCAATAGTTCAATAAgtttagaaaagaagaaaagaatgaatgAATAAGGAAAATAATGTGAATGCATGTAATAAATTGATGCATACCGTTTTCTTATACCAATGCTTGCTGAGGTAAAGGAAGTATCCATGAACGATTAAAAGAGCATAGACAATGACGAAGAGGTGATGAGAGTACCAAAAGGCGTTGAAGCCAGTGAGTTTCTTGAGAGGTTTAGGAAGATTCAACCTGCTTCTTCGGAACCAAGGTTGTGCCAATGTGTATGCTATTGCCATAAGCACCACAATCACTATCCCTGTCCAACCCTCTGTCCCCTTCACAAACCACCAATAATTGTTTGGCCTATGCTCCCCAAAAAATGGCTTCATTGGCTCATATTCCGCGTCCGTCGCGTGTAACAGCCTTGGGAAATCGCACGTTAGATGCGAAATTGCATGCAACCCAACCCCAATCGCAACCCCAAAAGCAATCACCTGAACAAAGACACCACAGTTATAGTTATGTTATGGAAAAGATATTAAGGCTGTTTTTGTTTATAGAATATTgggatataaaaatataaaattgtatttAGCAAACAAAACATGTATAAAGACATTGTATTTAGagatattaaattagtatattttgtatttatgagACACTAACAACAAAacataatttatgttttattttttttattatttttagtaattttttatattttttattgttatatttttttttaattttttaattaaaaaataaattaaatttttataatttattttaatttattatcaaataaaatataaaaatactaatttttatatttatattttatcttcaatgt
This window contains:
- the LOC112758105 gene encoding respiratory burst oxidase homolog protein B, encoding MEIQQEEHESWSETESTGSRSTRVGFSGPLSGPLVSNNKKKLSARFKDDDDDLVEITLDVRDDTVCVQNIRGGDPETALLASRLEKRPSSLGVRLRQVSQELKRMTSSQKFDKVDRSKSGAARALKGLKFITKNVGTDGWSKVESRFLELAVDGKLPKTRFSQCIGMNDSREFAGELFDALARRRGITSASITKDELREFWEQITDQSFDSRLQTFFDMVDKNADGRITEEEVREIIALSASANKLSKLQERAEEYAALIMEELDPDNLGFVEVYNLEMLLLQAPAQSTHMNTDSRVLSQMLSQKLVPTKEHNPIKRGLRSLSYFIEDNWKRLWIVALWLCICAGLFTWKFIQYKNRAVFHVMGYCVTTAKGAAETLKFNMALILLPVCRNTITWLRSRTKLGMAVPFDDNINFHKVIAFGVAIGVGLHAISHLTCDFPRLLHATDAEYEPMKPFFGEHRPNNYWWFVKGTEGWTGIVIVVLMAIAYTLAQPWFRRSRLNLPKPLKKLTGFNAFWYSHHLFVIVYALLIVHGYFLYLSKHWYKKTTWMYLAIPMLIYACERLLRAFRSGYKSVKILKVAVYPGNVLALHMSKPQGFKYYSGQYIFVNCSDVSPFQWHPFSITSAPGDDYVSVHIRTLGDWTSQLKAVFAKACQPASGDQSGLLRADMLQGNNIPRMPKLLIDGAYGAPAQDYKNYEVILLVGLGIGATPLISILKDVLNNIKQQKDIEEGMVESGVKNNKRKPFATNRAYFYWVTREQGSFEWFRGVMDEVAENDKDGVIELHNYCTSVYEEGDARSALITMLQSLQHAKSGVDIVSGTRVKTHFARPNWRKVFKQAALKHPNKTVGVFYCGAHALVGELKRLSLDFSRKTNTKFDFHKENF